AATACGCAAATATACCTTGCTGTAAACCCTAACAACCCGTCCACCGAGCAAGAAAACTTCAACGCTGCGTGAACGATGTTATCAAGTGGAACACTAATAATTTTCTACTGAGTAACCCTAGCAAGACAGAAGTAATTCACTTGACCTCTCGCTTCAATAAAAAACACATCTCTCCTCTTCACTTTTCAGTTGCTGGAACCACTATAAACGTTTTTGACCATGCAAAGTATGTAATCTCGGAGTAgacgtaactgattagagtgtaatgtgaagtgctaggtatCTACCccatacgaaccatgtgagcgttagccctactgatggaaatgggcccacacaagaacagagaaaaactatgaccagggtgggaattgaacccacgtccTTCGGGTTAGaacaccgctgctctaccgactgagctacaaggtcagacaggaacaggccgtgggaactgacgatgttCAAGTCAAGTTCCCACCACGAGTTAAAGTTCAaattccaccctggtcagagtttttctctgtccttgtgtgggccctatttccatcagtagggctaacgctcacatggttcatatggggtagattcttagcacttcacattacactctaatcagttaagtcttttcaaatataagtgctacacggccaacgcttgaaaaaacgtaatccctccttaATCTAAGAGTAATCTTGGACAAGCACATGAACATGTGTAACCAAGTTAACAGAACATGCAAGAAAATAATATTGGCTCTAAAATCCATCGGACGAATAGGGAAATATCTGTCTCAAGAGAACGTTAAGAAACTGGTCAATGCACTATTCATCTCTCGCATGGACTATGTAAACAGTTTGTTATATAAAGCTCCTAAAGATCGAGCTTGATAAACTGCAAAGAGCCATGAATTCTACAGCGCGACTTATTGCGGGAATAAGGCACTAAAGGATTTACACTGGCTTCAGGTTGAATTTAGGATAAAGTTCACGATTCTGTTATTAGTTTACAAGTCTCTAAACGGTGAAGCACCTGGCTATCTCTTAAAGTTAATCCGTTAAACCCGGGGGAGAGGGGACTCcatatatccctgggtggggaggtgcggcgcggcccctcataccctgaccctgtttaagacgaatatcgctgattttcctactctgtttaagacagaattccgatctttgataccctgtttataAGACATTTaaccagtttaagacaaaatttgataaatcgataccctgattaagacaaaatgataaattcgacaCCCTGTtcttcaagacaaaaatcccaaaaaacatgccctggctggccgcacgtccccattaagccctttaagggagtaccccccctccccccccactCCGGAAGTTAACACGGATCCATCGACCAACCAGCacacttagggcgcgttcgattgaccctattcgggaataggaatacatggaatagaagttagaaatccttcgtttttgcggggaTTCACATcaatattgtcaaacatttgctaaaatgctattttaaacacagctttattattcttgttgctgcagaacgccatacatagtgttttaaatcatcactccacgtattcttatttcggaatagggtcaatcgaacacgccCTTAGATGGTCAAACCAGCAACTATTTATTTCTCCTAGGACGCCTACACTACCACCTACGGTCAACGCACATACTCATATGCTGCTGCAGAACTCTGGAATTCTATACCATATGACATAAGGTCTAGTGAATCAACACCATCATTCAAGTCTAAACtcaaaacacattttttcaaaatggcataTAGTTAGTAACATTTAGATCAAtcaatatttattaattttacaaataGGAATAAGCATCGatacattattattaatattttttttttacatagcTATATATTTGTGTATTAGTATCGTTctctattttattattattatttattattgtctTTTAATATTAGGTTTATACATTTTATATACATTGTAAACGCATCAAGATTTTAAGATGCATCTAAAAacatacatattattattattattactattatctcTGATTGTTCTTGATTCTTCTGTCATGTTCACCATTCAGGTTCTGGGGCTCTAATGGGTAGTCATGGTCTTCATTCGATTGATAGAACTTCGGAGGATGTGACTTGATCCTAGGAGGTTGATCTTTTGAAGTTCTGTGATGTTAATTTTTCTTggtatcttgatttttttttttcgatgccTTTCTTGACAACTCCAAGTGCCCCGATGACAACAGGCACTGTTATTGTTTTCAATCCCCACATTTTCGTAATCTCAACTTCCAGATCTTTTATATTTGGACAATTTCTCTGCTACTTTTACTGATGTATTTCGGTCGGCGGAGATTGCTATATCTATCAGCATGCATGTCTTTTCTTGCTTATCTTTAATAACGATGTCAggtttattactattattattattattattattactattatcatcattattacactttattcgaattaaaaataaagttatttatattaatactaataataacaataacatgtgcatatatatttttgtttttttgtttttgtttgcttgtgtaaatgaacaatgaacttgaactgttttttataattggaacagtatatatttttttttatattgttaataatttctgtgttaactgactgattttcaataaaggtttttttatttaaaaattatcattatcattattatcattatcattattatcattatcattatcattatcattattatcattatcattatcattatcataatcattatcattattattattattattattattataaatctaGTGCAAATCAAATCAGAAATTGTTTTCGATGAGACGGGAGacccggagtacctggagaagaACCtgtcggagcagagtagagaaccaacaaactcaacccacatgtgacaccAAATCTGATAATCGACCGaaaccgggccacattggtggggatggggagggtggggagggtgggGAGAGGGGGGCGAATGCTCTCACAACCGCGTCATCCCTGCTCCGAAAATTGACAGCCATGTAAAATTTGTCCCAGATTTGGAGAGAAGTATTCCTGAAGAAAAGCATCCActccatttcaatttcattacCTTTGACTCCTcctctttttctctctttttctcctCGTTTACTTCTTTTGAGCGGAGCCTGTAGATAAGTAAGTCAGACACAAGGGTGGAAAAGACAAAGATGAAGGATCCGAGTAGATACCAGTCAATTGCTTTAGCATAACTGACTCGTGGCATGGTAGAGTTACTGGAACCGAGCAGGAATACAATCGTGAGTATGGTCGTGATTCCGAGCGAGAGTCGTTCTCCGATGTAGTATCGATCCATCCAAAACGAGATCCAACTGAGAGAAACCATCACAATGCAAGGGATATAGAACTGAATGAAGTAAAAGCCCATGCGACGGCGAAACGTAAAGGTGACAATCAGTTTTTTATAGATTCCTGAAAGGGAAAAACGAAGTGAAGTGTAACTTCCTTGTTTTAAGGGGGTTTGGATAACAATATAAGAGGAGGAGGGAGGAGCAGGGGCGGATCGAGGGGAGGGGTGCAGGGAGTGCAGCCCCTGAAATGACCCGTCAGTCGAGTTAAGTTATTTCTTAGGGGTGCAccaatcctggatccgcccctgagaAGGGTGGTGAGGGGTAGAAAGAGGGAAGAGGTGCAAGATTCCTGCTCACCTGAGACATAAGTGGAATTATTAGACTCCACTTTAAATGAAGAGACGTCGAATTCTGCCAACTCTTTATTCAAAATGTTGATAGGTTCGTCCTCCTTCCACCTGAAGTCCATTTCCTCAAAGGTATGAcgaactgaaaatttgaacaaaaataatcgtcaagtgaagctatgatcctcgcagttataaacgcaattttggCAACTGTGTAgacaagcctgaaaattttaagacttcaacggggtttgaacccgtgacctctccatactggtgcgacgctctaaccaactgggctatgaagccactgacgtggGAAGCCGGTCATTTGtcggttctaatgttcccgtgatgaatgaatcaacgatgaaatgatgtatgaaatgaatcatatggaACTGCGGAtaagaaatcaagtgaagctatgatccacGCAGTTGgtaattgcgtaaagaagccttctctacgcaattgccaaTTTTCACTATTagtgaatttcaaattttgataaaacattagctagcaagtttttcatatAGTTTATGTTAcataaactgtttgaatcttacaagcaactatttcaaaaagagaagaagattgatttgtttttcggattttgaggcGGAAATCTtcgtggcagttgaaccttccgcatGACGTTAATTACTTTCCTTTCCCGTGCACCTGATaccctcagagatataataaaacgggaaaaaactcgggccgttaaacgaggttagtaagaggcAATGAGCCAGTTACCCAAGAGACAAAGATTGAGCAGGTGCCGGTGGTATAGAGATATATTATCCACCAAGGTCTATACTTTGATTGATGAACTTTGAACATGTAAGTGTTATAATGTGCCTGATGCTCGTTTAAGACAAAAACAAGATTGACATGAAAAATCCCATTTCAAGACCTACTTACAACTCTCTAATGTCAAATGACATCGTTGCACATCCAAAGGAAACTTGACCAAATCCATTTGGCAAGCAGCTGCAATGCGCACAAAAGCAAAGTAGAAAATCTGGCCTTTGCTGTCAATCAATACCAATTGATTGGAAGTGAAGACTTCATAGTCATTAGCATTAGTGATGTAAGCGTCTGGAAGCCAGATCCTTTTAACATCAGTACCCCCTAATGCAAGCGAAGCATTGGTACCGTGCGCCAAGCGTCTATCAACCCACTGTTGGCGTAGATAAACAAATACTTGGAATTCCTGAGGTGAAAGAACGAGTGTAAGTCTCCAGAGGCGTGGCTTGATTTGCAGACAGGTCACTAGCAGCCACCAACGCCACCAACGACCTGAACCCGTTTGTAAACCCGCTATCAAGGACGCTGCTGTGATGTCCACCAGACATAAACTGCAGCGTCTAAGATAGCCTGAAAATAGGctagtataaataaataatttggtGTAAGTGGAGGATGTGTGGGTCAGTGCGCTTGCCGTGAGATCCGGAGAtcgggagatcccgggttcaagacacgttctaaCCACTCATTGATTTGATCCTGGTTCCTGTTAGTCTCTGGTTTAGCTTCTTGCACTTGAAAAACCCATCTCTGTGTTTCTCTCTCCCACTGAGGCGGCGCCACAGTTTCCTTAGAAACTAAACCTCTTTATGTAgttgtaaatagccaattggtttgcctccggccagttggccAGGAAATCGTAACAGTTGTGTCGTTTGTGTACAAAAATAAGAAGTAACGGGCCACACTTGCCATATTTGATTCTCTGATATTACTGAAAGCCTTTATTGCCATGCTTACATTTACCACCTCAGGATTGCCTGCAATGGAAAAAAGATGGGTTCAGAGTCTATCCCGACCTGTACTTTTCTCACTTGTGTTGGAGCCTCTTTGTAGGGCTCTAGTAAGAGAAAAGGACAAGTAAGCTTACTATCAGTTTGAAGTCAATGTTTCACCTTCCAGTCGATGGTTATTAAGTGAGCCATACAAAATCAAACAAACGATCGGTTGTTGGTCAGTCAATCAGCTAGACAATTGTCAACCTCATTCCCAGtgtctcttttctctgcctccatttCTCAACAACTTTCtaaacgacaatggaggcagagaagagagaccctgaaCGAGGTTCGTCAATCGTTAGGTGTTTAGGGAGATCTGGAGAATTGGAGAATTGGATAAAACAATGCAAGTTTAAGAGTGCACGAATGcacgagaaaagaaaagaaacacagTTAAACTCAATATCGTAAAACAGACCAGTCACATTTGGCCTCGTTCTCTTGTCGTAGCACTTCTTTCTCAAATATCTGTCCAAAATCTCAGAAGCATTAGCCACCTCATTACGTGTGATGGATGGATTTTCTGTAGCTTCACTgaataagaaaaacaaaaacgactAAAAGTCAATCAATTATTGACTCTTACAAAAGAATAGGCTTATTCCTTTGATTCTCATCATGGATGCCATCATCAAATACTTCGTTAACGACATcacatttttctcttttcatccGTACCGTCTGCAGTCAGATGTCATGCAGCTGTTGTTTTTGCCGATGTTGTCGTCTTCATAATGATAACAACATTGTTTATATTGATTTGTCAACTgctaattataaaaaaaattaggatagtacgcgcactctcgtTGGTCAAtagttgtgtttagatgagagtacgGAAACACgtctgtgacatcacacgagttttgattggttatatgccGTCAGACGCGCGttgtgattggctggtaggaaatatgtgcgtgtatcaagaaaatctgtttcaatcaagaattttcctgcatttgtttccttcatttgtcgaattatctttgagaaatattttgcaaaagcaatacaccttattccaaaatggctgctgatttatgcggatacaaattggcccttgttgcctcgttcaagataagatattcttttgaattttaagcttaagaaggaggcatcaagggctaatttgaataaaaacaaaagaatatttaaatggcggtcattttggaataaggtgtatagaggacttttttccgttttttcatagcctcatctaaacactcggggaagctgggagaattctcgacagttatgcaaaccctcgactgcgtctcgagTTTGCATAcatgtctcgaattctcccaactcacgtgtttagatgaggctatggaaacgaTATGGAGACTTAATTGGTTCACATACAGCGAGAGATGAAGCACGCAGCATATTTTAGAGCCGGTCAAGAGCTTCCAGGAGAACCTCAAAATACAGAAGACCGAACTGCTTAATTTTACTTGATGATaacattttatgaaaaaaaggaaaaaggtcACGTTTATTCGTTTCATCGCCGTTGTTATGAAGGATTCTAAGAGCTTTGAAGGGGAATCGCGACATACCTGTGTGAGATTTTCACACGGAGCAGAAGGAACAAAACCAGCCATCTTGTAATTAGACGCAGGGAAGCCATGTTACGTTCTCACTGTGGACAAAAGCGAGTAAAACTTGTAGGAATATATCTCTTGAGTGAAATTTTCACACACCAAAATATGAAAGCTTAGGGCgtttgaaacattaaaaacataTGTGCAAAATTCCGACCACTGGAGCTCATTGAAGTTGTCACACTACAGGCTTGTTCTCGTCTTTTTAATTTACAATAAACAGCAACCGCAAGAAATTGTAAAAATCACACTTGGTTACCACGCCTTTTCAAATACAATCAAATTTTACAATATATGGTAAATACACCTACAAATGGACTCATAAAGTAAGTAAAGATGTTTTCATTCAAAAGTTCATCTTTCCCCCAAAACTGAAAATGTTTTCCAAGTCTGTATAAAGAACCCAACGTGTAAGCAAAACTTTCTCTTTAGCTGAACTCGTGCTGAAGATTGCCGGTAACAGTGCTGTTGGCACTTAAGTAGCCATCGATCATTCCCTTGAAACGAAAAGGTATGAGCTAAGGCAAAATGATGACGAGAACAAAAACTGCACGCATGTTTATGTCTCGGGACATTATCGTATTCCAATGtttctttattttcaatttgaaagaaTTGTTTAACCCTCCACTGAACACTACTCTAGCTTTCGGTAGCGCAACTTTTGtgcataaaaaaaacaaaaacgacaaCAATATACGCTCCCGCTGATTTTAGTTTAATCAGTTGAAATATTGATTTACCAAAAATGCCACCAACGTAGTTTGTAATTCGTGAAATTAAATAAGCTCTTATGTTTTGTCGAATCGTTAAAATCGATGGGAACTCCTTACAATAATAACTGAATCAtgaaaatggatttttttgCCGAGATAAAAGGGATATAAAGCGGAAAAATAGTATTGATGGCAAGTTTCTCGACAGAATTCAAAACAAACATTTCCacaaaagaaagtaaaaagaaaattgctgacATCTCGTAGAAAATTTAAGGCACTCGGCATATAATCAGCCTCTTTTCAGCTGTCTGCTTGTTCTGACTCTGAAACTCTGAAGATCTTTGCAGGAATTTTTCCGGCTGTATGTGATTTTCCTTAAACAATACtggcattttttattaattttttttcctttattttacttttttttcaaaaagagttTACCTCCAGTAGTCTATTAAATTTTTCATCACTGAAGATCGACCACAACAATGATTTTAGGGTGTCAACTCCCTCTTAGAGCTTCAGTTGAATCACCGTTTTATCCTTAGCTGTTTTCTACGACGAATACCTAATATCGACATTTAAAATTTAACCATTATTTCATATGGAAACAGTGAAACAGCAAATGACTCTACTTACTGGaaagcagttttcataaacaCTAAACTTCGCAATTATGTTTCATCTTCATCGAGTTACTTTTTAAGAATGTCAAATTCTATCAACGACTTTTGCTGTCTCATACCTTCTTTCTGTAACGATAGAGAAATGCTTGAAGTCCAAGCCGCTGAAATTTATTTACCGGGCATCACGTTGATATTATACCACCCTTTACCGTGAGGCAGCTGGTTTCTCAAAGTCCTCATCTCGTATTCTGTTAAACGGGTAACTGTCTTTATCTGGTCAATAACTCGGCAAATTACAATTCAACTTACAGCATAGAATTAATGGGTACGTCAGTTAAAATCTATGTCATATCTCTCGGATACCAAACGAACTTTAGGCCCAAAAAGTGACTAGAAATAACTCGTAGCCAACACAAGTCTGAAATACTTTCACACCGCATAAACAAAATAGTTTGACTAAAAAACAGAAGCTTTTCCCAAAAATGTAAAAGGAATAGTCTTAAGCCATTTCTCTATTTTGTTCAtatatgaaaaagaaagagaggCCAACAGTTGAGATTAAGGTAAgaccaaattatttttttcttttgagatTTTCGAAGATTTGCGGCCAGTTTGATGGAAAGACATGAACGATCTTCTCAACTCTGGCATGTCACAGATTATTGTTGCCAATCAAGAAATTGAGTGTATACTGAAGAAAAGGAGGTTAAAACATAAAACATCTCTTTCAGTTACATATAAATTGCATTTTAATTCCTTGGCTGGTGCTTTCAACACAAAAGTAGTATTCGctttaaaagtaaaattgttCGCTGCTTTCATATAAGTCTCATGTACTAAACGTTTACGATGAAAAATCATCGACCGCGATTGATTTATCACAAAACGCGTTACGTCTTCCCACAATTTTATCATTGGATAGCTTAATTGGTTTAATTGAAGCCTACGGTGGTgtattaataattaaaaagtcaTGGTTGTATGTATTCAAGACGTTCAAATCCCAATCATAGTTCATTCCTTTTCGTTAAAGAATGCAAAGTGCAGAGAACACGAAGCTGAAAAAGACCGATTCCACATAGAATGAACAGGAAAGATAATACTAAGTTGATACATACTAACTTGGAGAACACATCAAGTTTGTGTGGTTACGAGTTATCTTTCAGGCCGGTATCAGTTGTAGATTTCATCGCGTAGCACAAGCCTTGATTATGTTGATGCCCTTCAAAACAAGAGCGAAAATCAGATTAATTAAACTTATCTCAAAATGAACGAATTAAGCATTTTGACAAACAAAATCAATGACCCCAAGGGGAAAAAAACCCGTTATCAAACCCCTTGTTGCTGTGGATGAGATAGGGAGGAACAGTAGTAAGAAgaatgaatttttcaggggCAACCAACGtaaaattaattgcaaaatGCTGGAAAAAAGGTATTCCTCTATGTCCTCAGGCCAAGGATGACTATGAGCAAAATTCCAGgagctcgtttctcgaaagtcccgaaactctACGGGccatttttcaggtgtcacGATTCTttttgtatctcaaaaacgtagaggatttaagtcgtcaatcttcacagttatttttctttttgttaccttgaaaacatgttactgcgcctttcagtaacatgcggactcttttaattcaaaggtcaaccgacaaatgcgttttcgCTACCGTCGATGTGTTCGGCGGCTCCTACgagcttccgactactgtcAAGCGCGCAGTTatcaaatcacatcgttgagcccagttcagtcaacatagtcggaagctgggaggagccgccgaatatttgattgacggtagcgaaaaataCATTTGtctgttgacctttgaatttaagagtctgcatgttattgaaaggcgcagtaaatgATCGGCTCTCCAAAATAAGCTGTTAGCATttaaaatggcttttcggacccgaaaagttttcgagaaacaggccccagctCCGAGCTAAATAGTTAAAACAGTTAGGGAAACACTAAGCCAGCCGACTTTGTGTCACTGTTTTCCAGCCAGCAAATAACCCCGTGAATCGCAAAACCGgtcaaaacaggtttttttctcGACATGAGATGAACCAGCGGCAAGCTTCTCGTGAACGAGTTCTCCTCCAGTGTCCCCCAGTCTCTGTTCTCATGCAGCCAGCACGGATTGAAACGCTAAAAATATTTAGTGTTTCCCAGCGAAAGGGTATGAAAATTAATAACTTGCCAGCCAGCTGAATTTCCACTGCGGAACACCTTCTTTGGGTACCCTTGATTTTAGAGGATCAGCACGCAGGCGATGTAATAGTGGTAAATTATGAACGGGGTGTCGTTAATCAAGTCAACCGCTGGTTGCTAGAAATCACCGTTCTTGTGCTTGACCAAGCCATTCTCCGCCCCGAATTTATCTGATATACACAACTGATAATTTATTCTGAATTGACTATTATAATTAATTTAGGACGCTGTATCCCACGACTTTTGGGAAATGTTCATATTTTTTATGAAAAGATAACCCAAATGTATGGACATAGGgttcgaacctgggaatgttgatGAATTTAACCCCTCACCTAATCTCTTAACCACTACACCCCTAGCTACTCAAGGGCTTTAAACACTATTGATTTGATAATGCTATATTATCACTCGAcgacaaacaatattaaacactgcaaaaggtcggttaccaaacttcacgatAAAGCTAAACATTCTAAAATCAAAGCCTTCGCCTAATAAATCTACaatagcttaggcctaattactcttcagcaataATATTCTGTGGGagacttaaaaaatatttttaaaaacttaaaaaatatttgagagagcggtgtcttgatcttcagtggtgaagcggtTCCTATAGAATTGAACTACGGATTCGCAAGTCCTATCCATGAGTATGATTTTCATCTTCAGTTCTTttttatctgctaccacaagtcctgggacactgTGTCACAATTTATCTGTTCTTAGATGGTTTTCTCTCTAAAAGTACTGCGGACTCGGATTTTCGTAAAAATATATGCGGATTGGcggattttgcgaaaaaattaGCACGGATCGACGGATTTGCTGCCCCCTATTCACCCCCTCCggtctgacttcgtctcggttgctggaccgagacgagaaattctcATACCGGTTTGAGTTCttaccggtctcatgtaaatcaCAACaaagcctgtatgcttttgggtcagccataATTTATTAGAAAAAAAGTATCGTTTCATCCCGAATACGGTTGGTTTTTTCCTTATTCCAGACTTTTTCATAAACAAACAAGCCACTGCTCGGTACAAAGCCGACACACATATAATTGTGGCCGTATGCCCGGAGAAGATAGGTGCACTTGGAATTATCCTGTTCATTGGGGAGTTTGGGAATGACTACAAAAATTTGAGGACAAACACGTACCAAAGACATTCCAGTTTTCGCTCACACAGCGTCTAGTTGCTGCTAGCCATGGCCTGTATGATCTGTCGGTCTCCATAATTTTTGACGTCATCCTGTGATATGCCGAAAGTCGACAAAATGGCAAACCACGGGggaggaagaaaaaaaggaatttagtCGAAATCCCGGAAAAGGGACATTGAGAGCTTCTTTAGAGCCTAGCGAAGGCATCTGGATGGTTTTTATGGCAAAACATGGCAATCGTAAACGATATTCATGTGAAAAATTATAAAGGTGAGCTTCTGACTCTGTTCTGCTCTGTTGCGCAAACGTCATTAGTATTCCATGTGGCTTGTCTATAACTTGTTTGAAAATTACcaactttttgcgtagaatagcCTTTTAGAATGATATTTTGGTTTCTGAGATGATACCTTTTGATTGGGCGGCatactgtgataaaaaaattcGTCACTTCTGGCGACGCGTAAGGTTGCGTGATCGCTTAAATTTTGCCTGGGCAGgaacaaaacacaggtctcaggTCACAGGTCTCTTGTTTTCTtggttactaaaacaaggaatgaccttcAATGATCTACATTGAGCTAAAATGGGAGCAccacaatgacctacaatgacctacagggGTCTACAGTGATCTACAACGAGCTACTAGAATGATTTACAATGATCTACTATGACCTACAATAGGGTCGGTACATTTCGccgacccccagtccatggactacccaaatggaataccctaaaaatactatttcgaatgagtactgttgatccatgtgtaagcagcatctcaaatagtgcttacttaagcctcaacacccattttaaacagcattgttcaacagtatttattttaaaaaggttagctttcgatcattgttgtgatggccgattacttcatgtaagctaaccttttttaaatgggtgcttagactgttgaaaaatgctgtttaaaatgggtgttgaggcttaagtaagcactatttgagatcctgcttacacatagatcaacagtactcatccgaaatagtatttttagggtagtccatttgggtagtccatggactgggggtcagcgaaatgtaccaacCCACCTACAATAAGGTACATTataaacaaggaatgacctacaatgatctacttaacaaatagattccatgttgccgtgcgtctgttcattaatagatcacagatgatgtcaaaatgtggtatgaacaaaaaagtggcacacgaggcgatagccgagtgtgtcactgatgttcttaccacattttgacgtcttctgtgatctattactgaacagacccacggctacatggaatctatttgttttatataataaagaattaaactttattcgcataaaagctgatggtgacgtcaatcgtgcgtctgtgctctaatagatcataagcaagaaccaatcaaaatccgtgaat
This portion of the Montipora capricornis isolate CH-2021 chromosome 11, ASM3666992v2, whole genome shotgun sequence genome encodes:
- the LOC138024158 gene encoding gamma-aminobutyric acid receptor subunit rho-1-like, translated to MASLRLITRWLVLFLLLRVKISHSEATENPSITRNEVANASEILDRYLRKKCYDKRTRPNVTGNPEVVNVSMAIKAFSNIRESNMEFQVFVYLRQQWVDRRLAHGTNASLALGGTDVKRIWLPDAYITNANDYEVFTSNQLVLIDSKGQIFYFAFVRIAAACQMDLVKFPLDVQRCHLTLESFRHTFEEMDFRWKEDEPINILNKELAEFDVSSFKVESNNSTYVSGIYKKLIVTFTFRRRMGFYFIQFYIPCIVMVSLSWISFWMDRYYIGERLSLGITTILTIVFLLGSSNSTMPRVSYAKAIDWYLLGSFIFVFSTLVSDLLIYRLRSKEVNEEKKREKEEESKPQNTNIVFQCKHGFKPNYVADANGHVHLVTYQENKAEDTSRCSLHTCCAACIQYANNEKNDLSVTTNKCCRYMFPACFAIFNLVYWLALGTEN